TGGAATGTATACAGTGCAGGTGTCGAAGCTCATGGTTTAAATGAAAATGCAGTAAAAGTCATGAGCGAAGTCAATATTGATATTTCTAATCAAACATCAGACGTCATTGATACGGACTTATGGAATGACGTTGATATGATTGTGACCCTTTGCGGCGATGCGGCGGATCGTTGTCCGATGACACCGCCACATATTCGCCGTGAACATTGGGGTTTTGATGATCCGGCAAAAGCTGA
The Salicibibacter kimchii DNA segment above includes these coding regions:
- the arsC gene encoding arsenate reductase (thioredoxin) is translated as MSKKTIYFICTGNSCRSQMAEGWAKHYLGKEWNVYSAGVEAHGLNENAVKVMSEVNIDISNQTSDVIDTDLWNDVDMIVTLCGDAADRCPMTPPHIRREHWGFDDPAKAEGLDKEKWAAFQRVRDEIGHRIQQFAKTS